One region of Chanodichthys erythropterus isolate Z2021 chromosome 17, ASM2448905v1, whole genome shotgun sequence genomic DNA includes:
- the LOC137004494 gene encoding testis-expressed protein 26-like produces MANYDVNKKWDVYETSHKRDFIYRPISSFPTPIRPKTSGKIYRNSHALDDPVGATAYSEDFCWKPVSKTACIRSATASGNRRNNPHPRREFMVWRRSADQIKHFDGRSSLQLALSEKEIQKALSAQYRSTYRTDFLGLPQGILKNHAIFAPLNHSHVVNYYTQTEMRHNYRPPKSKLELLGNSSRYGCNRLHGIAAKGIVPTVIHSHINNQENRKLQTTYNKHFGSEHTDISSVLKSTSPQTFQQICKKLSDKEKKDAKTSHITSSHGCKVKNTGVFMQAPSTLERMSAWPGPL; encoded by the exons ATGGCAAATTATG atGTTAACAAAAAGTGGGATGTGTATGAGACTTCTCATAAAAGAGATTTCATTTATAGACCCATCTCATCTTTTCCGACTCCAATACG GCCGAAAACATCTGGCAAGATCTATAGAAATTCACATGCATTGGATGATCCAGTGGGTGCGACTGCATACAGTGAAGACTTCTGCTGGAAGCCTGTGTCAAAGACAGCTTGTATAAGGTCTGCCACAGCATCAGGAAACAGAAGGAACAACCCACACCCAAGAAGG GAGTTCATGGTGTGGAGGCGTAGTGCAGATCAAATTAAACACTTTGATGGTCGTTCCTCACTTCAACTTGCGTTGTCTGAGAAGGAAATCCAAAAGGCTCTGAGTGCCCAGTACAGGTCGACCTACAGGACTGATTTTCTTGGATTACCTCAAG GAATTTTGAAGAATCATGCAATCTTTGCACCTTTAAACCACAGTCATGTTGTCAACTACTATACCCAGACTGAAATGAGGCACAACTACCGCCCGCCCAAATCAAAACTTGAACTTCTAGGGAACAGTTCTCGCTATGGGTGCAATAGGCTGCATGGTATAGCAGCGAAGGGTATTG tCCCTACAGTGATTCACAGCCACATCAACAATCAGGAAAACAGAAAACTGCAGACCACCTACAATAAACATTTTGGAAGCGAACATACAGATATCTCCTCAGTGCTCAAATCAACCTCACCTCAGACATTTCAACAGATTTGTAAGAAATTATCTGATAAAG AAAAAAAGGATGCGAAGACATCACATATAACCTCTTCTCATGGATGTAAGGTGAAGAATACTGGTGTATTCATGCAAGCCCCTTCCACACTGGAGAGGATGTCAGCCTGGCCTGGGCCTTTATAA
- the wdr95 gene encoding cilia- and flagella-associated protein 337 — protein MQHACSISTDFGPVYGAAGLNQIRGTQTDRVLHSTGSILDPTERSQQLPAWLERELLKQEPRRHSLTLGDNVKLSMRKRYRADPADTLNELKIENMISIDDLKKIKLAYDEFAKAGIHKLDYSEFKSVVKNCPGLKGVKESHIQQLFMKIDYTCDGKIEWHEFCTYIYLEYEAKKETVRRSKMAAFVLPANVKFLKRGKPVVRIHLPSNGTVVTLREDGVVNFWTPKLYLKSKKNVFPERDVIRKPKWATDFVPMPEYNKLIIGTGSREIQFYELSSLEPCCQLSALETVPLNLDYCSTGPDDCIIVYGDTQGCVNILLITSIREKLRLWKRLPQVDNVPNIRLDRAVQSPEITFIRWKVHQDWVSKVKYFQSIPAIVSSSGHEDSALVIGCIHPSTYMQEQMREMTEVSEKGKSTKVTQRATSKQTIFSVPKGVMTFDFCEKQNLLVTGGMDRLLRMWNPYVPKRPTGILKGHNAPVSYLCISSEEGHIYSVSTDKTAKIWHIKDETCLFTADPEASNIQGELSACLYSSAVKGLYIAADSLALLSLQTKPQPKGNQILSHEEPVLCCGYSDEFKQVVSCSEGSVVKVWDVETGAQMFEFGGAHGESAITCMAFDSSGRRLVTGGRDGCLKMWNFNNGQCVKILKRDGKCAEICDCLYLKLHRNAFVISVGWDRRIDIYLASKEETQKIQGPKPYWQDDVRNGHKEDILCIAQCTPHHLATGSYDGEIIVWNVVSERILCRFNTPQLTPQQSSSHPVHCTSVLSLIFLKTRAFVPELSSSASLVSSDSEGFVNFWSVLNGGKFITSFQASQHQQAIVKLALMQDDSMLFTADHFGFIYVYNVKQYALEPEQNPPEKVNFWRAHISNITSLKLIDKDQFLLTSSVDFSVRLWSIHGEFIGTFGQYEKWSIDTPSSWKHPAVPSEILIDPLSMPSQPILDRETNLSDVLNSEETKNKKSELDVLIDESVPPSILKDLEDGPSNSWWLSEPGKRECHTKFKRNRTSDRMSLKDYHTFEDSDLIFTLPIIKRPDLSKFQSNNADD, from the exons ATGCAACACGCATGCAGTATTTCGACAGATTTTGGACCAGTGTATGGAGCCGCTGGACTGAACCAGATTCGGGGCACGCAGACTGACAGGGTTCTGCACTCTACTGGGTCCATATTAGACCCTACTGAGAGGAGCCAACAGCTTCCTGCTTGGCTAGAGAGAGAGCTTTTGAAGCAAGAACCCAGACGACACTCTCTTACCCTGGGAGACAATGTTAAACTCAGCATGCGAAAACGCTACAGAGCAGATCCTGCTGACACCCTCAATGAGCTCAAG ATTGAGAATATGATTTCCATTGATGATCTAAAGAAAATTAAACTGGCTTATGAT GAGTTTGCAAAGGCTGGCATCCATAAGTTGGATTATTCAGAATTCAAATCTGTTGTGAAAAACTGCCCAGGTTTGAAAGGAGTT AAAGAATCTCACATTCAACAGCTATTCATGAAGATCGATTACACTTGTGATGGCAAAATCGAATGG CATGAGTTCTGCACATACATATACCTGGAGTACGAAGCGAAGAAAGAGACTGTACGTCGCAGTAAAATGGCAGCCTTTGTATTGCCGGCTAACGTTAAGTTTCTAAAACGTGGGAAGCCTGTTGTGAGAATCCACTTGCCTTCTAATGGCACCGTTGTGACTCTAAGAGAAGATGGAGTTGTTAACTTCTGGACCCCCAAGCTTTATTTGAAGAGCAAGAAGAATGTGTTT CCTGAGAGAGATGTCATTCGAAAACCAAAATGGGCTACAGATTTTGTGCCAATGCCAGAGTACAACAAACTGATTATTGGAACTGG ATCCAGAGAGATCCAGTTTTATGAGCTTTCCTCTTTAGAGCCTTGCTGTCAGTTGAGTGCACTAGAAACTGTGCCTTTAAACCTGGATTACTG CTCTACTGGCCCAGATGATTGTATCATTGTATATGGCGATACTCAG GGCTGTGTGAACATCCTACTAATAACATCAATCAGGGAGAAACTGAG ATTGTGGAAAAGATTGCCGCAGGTTGACAACGTGCCAAACATACGCCTTGACCGtgcagttcagtctccagaaaTAACATTTATCAGATGGAAAGTCCACCAAGACTGGGTGTCAAag GTGAAATATTTTCAAAGCATACCTGCCATTGTATCCTCATCAGGGCATGAAGACTCTGCTCTTGTTAtag GATGCATTCATCCATCAACCTACATGCAAGAGCAGATGAGAGAGATGACAGAAGTGAGCGAAAAGGGAAAGTCTACAAAGGTCACACAGAGGGCAACCAGCAAACAAACAATCTTCAGCGTTCCTAAAGGAGTCATGACCTTTGATTTCTGTGAGAAGCAAAATCTTTTGGTCACTGGTGGGATGGACAGGCTGTTGCGCATGTGGAATCCTTATGTCCCTAA AAGACCAACTGGGATTTTGAAAGGTCACAATGCCCCTGTTTCCTACCTCTGTATCTCCTCAGAAGAAGGGCACATTTACTCAGTCTCCACAGACAAGACTgctaag atatgGCACATTAAGGATGAGACATGTCTGTTTACTGCCGATCCGGAAGCAAGTAATATCCAGGGAGAACTGTCTGCGTGCCTCTACTCTTCAGCTGTAAAGGGGCTCTACATTGCTGCAGATTCTCTTGCCTTACTATCCCTTCAGACAAA ACCACAGCCTAAGGGCAATCAGATTCTGTCCCATGAAGAGCCAGTGTTGTGCTGTGGATACAGTGATGAGTTTAAGCAGGTGGTGAGCTGCTCTGAGGGCTCG GTTGTCAAAGTCTGGGATGTGGAAACTGGAGCTCAAATGTTTGAGTTTGGAGGTGCTCATGGAGAGTCTGCAATTACCTGCATGGCGTTTGACTCCAGCGGAAGGAG GCTAGTAACTGGTGGAAGAGATGGGTGCCTTAAGATGTGGAACTTCAACAATGGCCAGTGTGTGAAGATACTCAAGAGAG ATGGAAAATGTGCAGAGATTTGTGACTGCCTATATCTGAAACTGCACAGGAACGC ATTTGTGATTTCTGTTGGTTGGGATCGCAGGATTGACATTTACTTG GCTTCCAAAGAGGAAACTCAGAAGATTCAGGGACCTAAACCTTACTGGCAGGACGATGTG AGAAATGGACACAAAGAAGATATCCTGTGCATTGCTCAATGCACACCACACCACCTGGCCACTGGCAGCTATGACGGGGAGATCATCGTATGGAATGTAGTGTCTGAACGCATACTGTGTCGCTTCAATACCCCTCAACTGACCCCTCAACAAAGCAGCAGTCATCCTG TTCACTGCACAAGTGTGCTGAGCCTCATCTTCTTAAAGACCCGAGCGTTTGTTCCTGAATTGTCCTCTTCTGCTTCGCTTGTCTCTTCAGATTCTGAAG GTTTTGTTAATTTCTGGAGTGTTCTGAATGGTGGGAAGTTCATCACATCTTTTCAGGCT tcTCAGCATCAGCAGGCGATTGTGAAACTGGCTTTAATGCAGGATGACAGCATGCTTTTTACAGCCGATCATTTCGGTTTCATCTACGTTTATAATGTCAAGCAATATGCCCTGGAACCTGAACAAAACCCTCCTGAAA AGGTGAACTTCTGGCGTGCACACATCAGCAACATCACTAG CTTGAAGTTAATTGACAAGGACCAGTTTCTACTTACATCCTCAGTGGACTTCTCAGTGCGGTTGTGGAGTATTCATGGGGAGTTTATAG GTACATTTGGACAATATGAGAAGTGGAGCATTGACACACCATCTTCTTGGAAGCACCCGGCTGTTCCCTCTGAAATTCTCATAGATCCTTTAAGCATGCCTTCTCAACCCATTCTGGATAGAGAGACCAATCTGTCAGATGTCTTAAACTCTGAggaaactaaaaataaaaagagtgaG TTGGATGTCCTTATCGATGAAAGTGTCCCTCCATCAATCCTCAAAGATCTCGAAGATGGACCCAGCAATTCCTGGTGGCTGTCTGAGCCTGGCAAGAG GGAGTGCCACACAAAATTCAAACGTAACAGAACTTCAGACAGAATGAGTCTCAAGGACTACCACACTTTTGAGGACTCAGACCTTATTTTTACCCTTCCAATAATTAAAAGACCAGATCTCTCCAAATTCCAATCCAACAATGCAGATGACTAG